A window of the Phaseolus vulgaris cultivar G19833 chromosome 5, P. vulgaris v2.0, whole genome shotgun sequence genome harbors these coding sequences:
- the LOC137834616 gene encoding probable WRKY transcription factor 2, translated as MAGIDDNVALTGDWGLASPSPRTFFSRMLEEDHVTRSVSEHSGSGRTGEFFSGPHEPSETGKKNMQDGAEDGDSGPQKLNSRGGLVERMAARAGFNAPRLNTESMRTTDLSLNSDIHSPYLTIPPGLSPTTLLDSPVFLANSLAQPSPTTGKFLFMSNGNMRHSELSSDAPEKCKDNGFDDIYASSFAFKPATDSGSSFYHGAGRKINPTTVPQQSRHGIEVSAQSENSFHSQSVDAVKVQTENRSGLHLQADFVESPPEKDIKMFAADQRAFDAVGGGIEHSTPVEEHGDEEGDQRGNGDSVTGGVGGTPSDDGYNWRKYGQKQVKGSEYPRSYYKCTHPNCQVKKKVERSHEGHITEIIYKGTHSHPKPPPNRRSGIGSVNPHTEMQVDNPEHVESHNGGEGDMDWGNVQKGNVAGAGNWKHENLEATSSASIGPEYCNQSTNLQSQNAGTLIDSGEAVDASSTFSNEEEEDDRGTHGSVSLGYDGEGDESESKRRKLESYADLSGATRAIREPRVVVQTTSEVDILDDGYRWRKYGQKVVKGNPNPRSYYKCTNAGCTVRKHVERASHDLKSVITTYEGKHNHDVPAARASSHVNANTSSAGQASGVLHTHVHRPESSQVHNGMGRLERPSLGSFNLPGRQQLGHSHGFSFGMNQSMLSDLAMSGLGHMQAKLPVMPVHPFLAQQQQQQQQQNPSNDFGFMMPKGEPNVEGGGGLNLPNGSSVYQEIMSRMPLGPHM; from the exons ATGGCTGGGATTGATGATAATGTTGCCCTCACTGGCGATTGGGGTCTTGCTAGCCCAAGTCCAAGAACATTTTTCTCTAGAATGTTGGAGGAAGATCATGTAACAAGATCAGTCTCAGAACATTCTGGAAGTGGTAGAACTGGGGAATTCTTTTCAGGACCTCATGAGCCTAGTGAGACAGGGAAGAAAAACATGCAGGATGGAGCAGAAGATGGTGATTCTGGACCCCAAAAGTTGAACTCCAGGGGTGGTCTTGTGGAAAGAATGGCTGCTAGAGCTGGGTTCAATGCTCCTAGGTTGAACACTGAAAGCATGAGAACTACTGACCTTTCACTCAATTCTGACATTCACTCTCCTTACTTGACCATCCCACCAGGTCTCAGTCCTACTACACTTTTGGATTCTCCAGTCTTCCTTGCAAATTCACTG GCACAGCCATCTCCAACAACTGGAAAGTTTCTGTTTATGTCAAATGGCAACATGCGGCACTCAGAATTATCATCTGATGCTCCAGAAAAATGCAAGGATAATGGCTTTGATGATATCTATGCATCATCCTTTGCCTTCAAGCCAGCAACAGACTCAGGCTCCTCTTTCTATCATGGTGCTGGAAGAAAA ATAAATCCAACTACAGTTCCTCAACAATCACGTCATGGTATCGAGGTTTCGGCTCAGTCAGAAAATTCCTTTCATTCTCAAAGTGTTGATGCTGTTAAAGTTCAAACTGAGAACAGAAGTGGTCTTCATCTTCAGGCAGACTTTGTTGAATCACCTCCcgaaaaagatattaaaatgtTTGCAGCTGATCAAAGGGCTTTTGATGCTGTTGGTGGTGGCATTGAACATTCTACTCCAGTTGAAGAGCATGGAGATGAAGAAGGAGATCAAAGAGGCAATGGAGATTCAGTGACTGGTGGTGTTGGGGGCACACCATCTGATGATGGATATAACTGGAGAAAATATGGCCAAAAGCAAGTGAAAGGCAGCGAGTACCCTCGAAGTTACTACAAGTGCACGCATCCAAACTGTCAGGTTAAGAAGAAAGTAGAACGATCTCATGAGGGCCATATAACCGAGATCATCTACAAGGGAACACACAGCCATCCGAAACCTCCTCCAAATCGTCGGTCAGGTATAGGTTCGGTCAACCCTCACACTGAAATGCAAGTGGACAACCCTGAACATGTTGAATCACACAATGGTGGTGAGGGCGACATGGATTGGGGTAATGTACAAAAGGGAAATGTTGCTGGAGCTGGTAACTGGAAGCACGAAAACCTTGAAGCAACATCATCGGCATCTATCGGACCCGAGTACTGCAACCAGTCCACCAATTTGCAGAGTCAAAATGCTGGTACTCTCATTGATTCAGGAGAGGCAGTTGATGCCTCGTCTACTTTTTCtaacgaagaagaagaagacgaccGAGGCACACATGGTAGTGTATCATTAGGTTATGATGGGGAAGGAGATGAATCAGAATCTAAGAGAAG GAAACTGGAATCATATGCAGACCTGAGTGGAGCTACTAGAGCCATCCGTGAGCCTAGAGTTGTTGTACAGACTACCAGTGAAGTAGATATCCTCGATGACGGTTATCGGTGGCGGAAGTATGGACAAAAAGTTGTCAAAGGAAATCCCAACCCAAG GAGTTACTACAAGTGCACAAATGCAGGCTGCACAGTAAGGAAACATGTGGAGAGAGCTTCACATGACCTTAAATCCGTGATCACTACTTATGAGGGAAAGCACAACCATGATGTTCCTGCTGCTCGTGCCAGCAGCCATGTCAATGCCAACACTTCCAGTGCTGGCCAAGCTTCTGGTGTTCTTCACACCCATGTTCACAGACCTGAATCATCTCAAGTACACAATGGCATGGGAAGGCTCGAGAGGCCGTCCCTTGGCTCGTTCAACCTACCCGGAAGGCAGCAGCTAGGACATTCCCATGGCTTCTCCTTCGGCATGAACCAATCCATGCTTTCGGATCTGGCGATGTCAGGGTTAGGCCACATGCAAGCCAAGCTCCCTGTTATGCCTGTTCATCCATTCTTGGCACAAcaacagcagcagcagc
- the LOC137834617 gene encoding serine/threonine-protein kinase BRI1-like 1 — protein MKPNSKPQKSQMKRAKPYLTRNMSWSPPPQQPPTLFSSLLLLIALFVTVTTPTPAEAEAEPPPTSDALLLMRFKQLHVSSDPRAFLSDWLPHAPSPCAWRGVTCSGESRRVTAVDLADAALSGTLHLPTLTSLPSLHTLVLRGNSFNAFNLSVSTFCALQKLDLSSNNFSGKFPFANLTPCNRLTYLNLSNNLITDGLVSGPGIGLGLSLAQLDLSRNLVSDVSLLVSALNGSALVFLNFSDNRLAGQLSESLVSRSANLSTLDLSYNLLSGAVPPRLVNDAVQVLDFSFNNFSRLDFVSCGSLTRLSFSRNALSRDEFPRGLSGCERLEVLDLSRNEFEAEIPGEILRSLWRLKSLFLERNRFYGEIPSELGSLCGSLVEVDLSENMLSGALPLSFVNCSSLRSLNLARNYLSGNFLVSVVSKLQSLEYLNAAFNNITGPVPLSLVNLKRLRVLDLSSNRLNGNVPSSFCPSGLEKLILAGNYLSGTVPSQVGDCKSLRTVDFSFNSLNGSIPWEVWALPNLADLIMWANNLTGEIPEGICVKGGNLETLILNNNLISGSIPKSIANCTNMIWVSLASNRLTGAIPSGIGNLNALAILQLGNNSLSGRIPPEIGECRRLIWLDLNSNNLTGSIPFELADQAGLVIPGRVSGKQFAFVRNEGGTSCRGAGGLVEFEDIRTERLEGFPMVHSCPLTRIYSGWTVYTFASNGSMIYLDLSYNLLSGTIPGNLGVMAYLQVLNLGHNRLSGNIPDSFGGLKAIGVLDLSHNSLNGSIPGSLESLSFLSDLDVSNNNLTGSIPSGGQLTTFPASRYDNNSGLCGLPLPKCGASRNRSVGVGGWKKKQPAAAGVVIGLLCFLLFALGIVLALYRVRRGQRKEEIREKYIESLPTSGSSSWKLSSFPEPLSINVATFEKPLRKLTFAHLLEATNGFSAESMIGSGGFGEVYKAKLKDGCVVAIKKLIHVTGQGDREFMAEMETIGKIKHRNLVQLLGYCKVGEERLLVYEFMKWGSLEAVLHERAKGGGSNLDWGARKKIAIGSARGLAFLHHSCIPHIIHRDMKSSNILLDENFEARVSDFGMARLVNALDTHLTVSTLAGTPGYVPPEYYQSFRCTAKGDVYSYGVILLELLSGRRPIDSSEFGDDSNLVGWSKKLYKEKRINEILDPDLIVQTSSESELFQYLRIAFECLDERPYRRPTMIQVMAMFKELQVDTDNDMLDNFSLRDNVIDEA, from the coding sequence ATGAAGCCAAACTCAAAACCCCAAAAAAGCCAAATGAAAAGAGCCAAACCATACCTCACGAGGAACATGTCCTGGTCACCACCACCACAACAACCACCAACACTCTTCAGCtcccttcttcttctcattgCGTTGTTCGTCACAGTAACAACACCAACACCAGCAGAAGCAGAAGCAGAGCCACCACCAACCTCCGACGCGCTTCTCTTGATGCGCTTCAAGCAGTTACACGTTTCCTCCGACCCACGCGCCTTCCTCTCCGACTGGCTCCCCCACGCGCCGTCTCCCTGCGCGTGGCGCGGGGTCACCTGCTCCGGCGAGTCCCGCCGCGTCACCGCCGTCGACCTCGCCGACGCCGCCCTCTCCGGCACCCTCCACCTCCCCACCCTCACGTCGCTCCCTTCGCTGCACACGCTCGTCCTACGTGGCAACTCGTTCAACGCTTTCAACCTCAGCGTTTCGACGTTTTGCGCGCTTCAGAAACTTGACCTCTCTTCCAACAACTTCTCCGGGAAGTTTCCTTTTGCAAACCTAACTCCGTGTAACCGTCTCACTTACTTGAACCTCTCAAATAATCTCATCACCGATGGGCTCGTCTCCGGGCCCGGGATTGGGCTTGGGCTTTCGCTGGCCCAACTCGACTTGTCCAGGAACCTCGTCTCCGACGTGAGTCTTCTCGTCTCCGCTCTCAACGGCTCTGCTCTCGTTTTTCTGAACTTCTCCGACAACCGGCTCGCGGGTCAACTCAGCGAGTCGCTCGTTTCGCGGAGCGCGAACCTCTCCACGTTGGACCTCTCTTACAACCTTCTCTCCGGGGCGGTGCCGCCCCGGCTCGTGAACGACGCCGTTCAGGTGCTTGATTTCTCGTTCAACAACTTCTCGCGGCTGGACTTCGTCTCGTGCGGGAGCCTCACGCGGCTGAGCTTCTCGCGCAATGCGCTCTCCCGAGACGAGTTTCCGCGCGGGCTGAGCGGCTGCGAGAGGCTCGAGGTTCTGGATCTTTCTCGGAATGAGTTCGAAGCGGAGATTCCGGGGGAGATTCTTCGGAGTTTGTGGAGGTTGAAGTCTTTGTTTCTCGAGCGCAACAGATTCTACGGCGAGATTCCGAGCGAGCTCGGAAGCCTCTGTGGAAGTCTCGTGGAAGTTGATCTCTCCGAGAACATGCTTTCTGGTGCGTTGCCGTTGAGTTTTGTGAACTGTTCTTCTCTGCGGAGTTTGAACCTCGCGAGGAACTATCTCTCTGGGAACTTCTTGGTTTCCGTGGTTAGCAAGCTTCAGAGTCTTGAGTATCTAAACGCGGCGTTTAATAACATAACGGGACCGGTTCCGTTGTCGCTGGTTAACCTGAAACGGCTTCGGGTGCTTGACTTGAGCTCGAACCGGTTAAACGGCAATGTTCCGTCGTCGTTTTGCCCTTCCGGGTTGGAGAAGTTGATCCTGGCCGGGAATTACCTTTCCGGGACGGTGCCGTCACAGGTCGGTGATTGTAAGAGTTTGAGAACGGTAGATTTCAGCTTTAACAGCTTGAACGGTTCGATACCGTGGGAGGTTTGGGCTTTGCCTAATCTCGCTGATTTGATTATGTGGGCGAATAATCTAACTGGGGAAATCCCAGAAGGGATTTGTGTTAAAGGAGGGAACTTAGAGACTTTGATTCTCAACAATAACTTAATTTCTGGGTCAATTCCGAAGTCAATTGCTAATTGCACCAACATGATATGGGTGTCGCTGGCGAGCAACCGGTTAACCGGGGCGATACCTTCTGGGATTGGGAATTTGAATGCATTGGCGATTCTCCAGCTGGGGAACAACTCGCTGAGTGGGAGGATTCCACCGGAGATAGGCGAGTGTAGGAGGCTGATATGGTTAGATTTGAATAGCAATAACCTAACTGGGAGTATCCCGTTTGAGCTTGCTGATCAAGCGGGGTTGGTTATCCCGGGCAGGGTTTCGGGGAAGCAGTTTGCGTTTGTGAGGAACGAGGGTGGGACTAGTTGCAGGGGTGCTGGTGGGCTGGTTGAGTTTGAGGATATCAGAACAGAGAGGCTTGAAGGTTTTCCCATGGTGCATTCGTGCCCCTTGACTCGAATTTACTCCGGTTGGACTGTGTATACTTTTGCTTCCAATGGGAGCATGATCTACCTTGACCTTTCCTACAACTTGTTGTCTGGGACTATTCCTGGGAATTTGGGTGTCATGGCCTATTTGCAGGTGTTGAATTTGGGGCACAATAGGTTGAGTGGGAACATTCCAGATAGTTTTGGTGGTTTGAAAGCAATTGGGGTGCTTGATCTGTCTCATAATAGTCTTAATGGGTCCATCCCTGGTTCATTGGAGAGCCTTTCTTTTCTCAGTGACCTTGACGTCTCTAATAATAATCTCACTGGGTCCATTCCTTCTGGAGGTCAGTTGACTACTTTTCCAGCTTCTAGATACGACAACAATTCTGGCCTTTGCGGCCTGCCGCTGCCGAAGTGTGGTGCTTCGAGGAATCGCTCAGTGGGTGTTGGGGGTTGGAAGAAGAAGCAGCCTGCAGCAGCTGGGGTTGTCATTGGTTTGCTCTGCTTCCTCTTGTTTGCGCTTGGGATTGTGTTGGCTTTGTACAGGGTGAGGAGGGGGCAGAGGAAGGAGGAGATCAGAGAAAAGTATATAGAGAGTCTTCCGACTTCGGGGAGCAGTAGTTGGAAGCTTTCCAGCTTTCCTGAGCCTCTGAGCATCAATGTTGCCACCTTTGAGAAGCCTCTGCGGAAGCTGACGTTTGCGCATCTTCTTGAGGCTACTAATGGCTTCAGTGCTGAGAGTATGATTGGTTCTGGGGGATTTGGTGAAGTGTACAAGGCGAAGCTGAAAGATGGCTGTGTTGTTGCCATCAAGAAGCTCATTCATGTGACGGGTCAGGGAGATAGGGAGTTCATGGCTGAGATGGAAACTATTGGTAAGATTAAGCATAGGAACCTGGTTCAGCTGCTGGGTTACTGTAAGGTTGGGGAGGAGAGGCTTCTTGTGTACGAGTTCATGAAATGGGGAAGTCTTGAGGCTGTTTTACATGAAAGGGCAAAAGGGGGAGGTTCGAATCTTGATTGGGGTGCAAGAAAGAAGATTGCCATAGGGTCAGCAAGAGGTCTTGCATTTCTTCATCATAGTTGCATTCCTCACATAATACACAGAGACATGAAGTCCAGCAACATCCTTCTTGATGAAAACTTCGAGGCTAGGGTTTCTGATTTTGGCATGGCAAGATTGGTTAATGCCCTCGATACTCATCTAACTGTCAGCACACTTGCCGGAACACCGGGTTATGTACCCCCCGAGTACTACCAGAGTTTTCGATGTACAGCTAAAGGGGATGTCTATAGCTATGGTGTCATACTGCTTGAGCTTCTATCAGGGAGAAGACCAATCGACTCTTCCGAGTTTGGTGATGACAGCAATCTTGTTGGTTGGTCTAAGAAGCTTTACAAAGAGAAAAGAATTAATGAAATACTTGATCCTGATTTAATTGTGCAAACATCTAGTGAAAGTGAACTATTTCAATATTTGAGAATTGCCTTTGAATGTCTAGATGAGAGACCCTACCGGCGGCCCACCATGATACAAGTGATGGCCATGTTCAAAGAGCTTCAGGTTGACACAGATAATGATATGCTTGATAACTTCTCTCTGAGAGACAATGTCATTGATGAAGCATGA
- the LOC137834618 gene encoding immune-associated nucleotide-binding protein 9-like, producing MRRSVLSNMQQKTIALVGRTGNGKSATGNTIIGERVFKSSAGASGVTQVSCMRTTTISGQVINVIDTPGLFDGTNDVGKEIVKCIDMAKDGIHAIILVFTTRSRFSEEEQATFLTLQALFGPKIVEYMLVIFTGGDDLEADGKTLDDYLSLDCPQALQVILSLCGNRKLLFNNRITEENKRLEQNQQLLNLVDSTIEQNGGQPFTNELFKRLKERATATEKAETLRIKRRLQRRYENELKRMTAMIQSKLEEELGKLKIMFEEERAARVNAEKKYESFQNSSKQEIQRLKMDLQKANSSSCAIL from the exons TTATCTAACATGCAACAAAAGACAATAGCTTTAGTTGGACGTACTGGTAATGGAAAAAGTGCAACCGGTAATACTATTATTGGAGAGAGAGTGTTCAAGTCAAGTGCAGGTGCCTCTGGTGTAACACAGGTCTCTTGTATGAGAACAACTACTATAAGTGGACAAGTTATTAATGTTATTGATACCCCAG GACTGTTTGATGGAACTAATGATGTTGGAAAGGAAATAGTCAAATGTATTGATATGGCTAAAGATGGAATTCATGCTATCATTTTGGTGTTCACCACTAGAAGTCGTTTTTCTGAAGAAGAACAAGCTACTTTTCTTACCTTACAAGCTTTATTTGGACCCAAAATTGTTGAATACATGCTTGTGATCTTCACGGGAGGAGATGACCTAGAAGCTgatggaaaaacacttgatgATTACTTGAGTCTCGACTGTCCACAAGCTCTTCAG GTTATACTGAGTTTATGTGGCAATCGTAAACTACTTTTCAACAATAGAATCACTGAAGAAAATAAGAGATTGGAACAAAATCAACAACTTCTCAATCTTGTGGACTCAACTATTGAGCAAAATGGTGGGCAACCATTTACAAATGAGTTGTTCAAAAGATTGAAG GAGAGAGCAACAGCAACTGAAAAAGCAGAAACATTGAGAATTAAAAGACGCTTACAAAGAAGATATGAAAATGAGCTTAAACGAATGACGGCTATG ATTCAATCAAAGTTGGAGGAAGAATTGGGGAAGCTTAAGATTATGTTTGAAGAAGAGAGGGCTGCTAGGGTTAATGCTGAGAAAAAGTATGAATCATTCCAAAATTCATCAAAACAAGAAATTCAAAGGCTCAAAATGGATCTTCAAAAGGCAAATAGTAGTTCATGTGCCATTCTCTGA